Proteins found in one Triticum urartu cultivar G1812 chromosome 4, Tu2.1, whole genome shotgun sequence genomic segment:
- the LOC125554578 gene encoding uncharacterized protein LOC125554578 produces NGGSTSIAPLYKRTGAELQSANTNRTAQTQHTIIVAFLLNEATMKLTVAFLLLVSALVAFGDAKKAPCAVVCVQGGHITCDNYPGQKLDGCDCQCAPKDGKGCVLHLNSGSTNQCTTPPEY; encoded by the exons aacggaggAAGTACGTCCATAGCTCCCCTATATAAACGCACCGGCGCCGAGCTACAAAGTGCAAACACAAATCGCACGGCGCAAACGCAACACACAATCATAGTCGCCTTCCTCCTCAATGAAGCCACAATGAAGCTCACAgtcgccttcctcctcctcgtctccg CGCTGGTGGCGTTCGGCGACGCCAAGAAGGCGCCGTGCGCCGTGGTGTGCGTGCAGGGAGGGCACATCACCTGCGACAACTACCCCGGGCAGAAGCTCGACGGGTGCGACTGCCAGTGCGCGCCCAAGGACGGCAAGGGCTGCGTGCTCCACCTCAACAGCGGCTCCACCAACCAGTGCACCACCCCGCCGGAGTACTGA